A genomic region of Rheinheimera sp. MMS21-TC3 contains the following coding sequences:
- a CDS encoding MotA/TolQ/ExbB proton channel family protein, with the protein MMLQLIGLWESVQDFIHTGGDVLYVVALVLFIMWVLMIERYWYLKAIFPKVKKDIIAKWSARQDTTSWYAHKIRDAWISEASDKMEQRMLLIKALVALCPLVGLLGTVTGMIAVFDIMATQGTGNPRTMATGISMATIPTMAGLVSAVSGIFFSARLDTKVKREKAALIDSLPHH; encoded by the coding sequence ATGATGCTCCAGCTAATAGGGCTGTGGGAATCTGTTCAGGATTTTATTCATACCGGTGGCGACGTACTATACGTTGTCGCCCTAGTACTCTTCATCATGTGGGTATTGATGATAGAGCGCTACTGGTACCTTAAAGCAATATTTCCTAAAGTTAAAAAGGATATTATTGCTAAATGGTCTGCCAGACAGGACACGACGTCCTGGTATGCTCATAAAATCCGTGATGCGTGGATTTCTGAAGCTTCAGACAAAATGGAACAACGTATGTTGCTGATTAAGGCGTTAGTGGCATTGTGTCCTTTGGTTGGTCTTTTAGGTACTGTTACTGGAATGATTGCTGTATTTGATATTATGGCAACTCAAGGAACTGGTAACCCTAGAACAATGGCCACAGGTATCTCAATGGCAACCATTCCAACAATGGCTGGTTTGGTGTCAGCAGTATCTGGCATATTTTTCAGCGCGCGGTTAGACACAAAAGTTAAGCGGGAAAAAGCCGCATTAATAGATAGCTTACCGCATCATTAA
- the epd gene encoding erythrose-4-phosphate dehydrogenase, with protein MAIRLAINGFGRIGRNIVRAIYENGMQQQLQVIAINELAAAEGVVHLLKYDTSHGRFGFDVSASEQGIKVANDNISLFSVADPVELPWAELNIDIVLECTGVFNTREHAEWHLKAGAKKVLFSHPAEADADIDATIIYGINQQILSADMRIVSAGSCTTNCIVPVLQVLDQQFGVESGTITTIHASMNDQQVIDAYHTDLRRTRAASQSIIPVDTKLARGIERIMPHLAGRFEAIAVRVPTVNVTAMDLSVTLHQDVSITSINQALSQARNGDLAGILDYTEEPLVSVDFNHNPHSCIVDGSQTRVSHKRLVKCLVWCDNEWGFANRMLDTAQAMMQINN; from the coding sequence ATGGCAATTAGACTAGCAATAAACGGCTTTGGCCGTATTGGTCGCAATATAGTGCGGGCAATATATGAAAATGGCATGCAACAGCAGTTGCAGGTGATTGCAATAAATGAGCTTGCCGCTGCAGAAGGTGTAGTCCATCTACTCAAATACGATACATCGCATGGTCGTTTTGGCTTTGATGTCAGCGCTTCTGAGCAAGGTATTAAAGTTGCCAATGATAATATTAGCTTGTTTTCTGTCGCTGATCCGGTAGAACTGCCATGGGCAGAATTAAACATTGATATTGTACTTGAATGTACTGGCGTTTTTAATACCCGAGAACACGCCGAGTGGCATCTTAAGGCAGGTGCAAAAAAAGTGTTGTTTTCACACCCTGCTGAAGCGGATGCCGATATTGATGCCACTATTATTTATGGTATTAATCAGCAAATTCTCAGCGCAGACATGCGTATAGTGTCGGCTGGGTCCTGTACCACCAACTGTATAGTGCCGGTACTGCAAGTGTTGGATCAGCAATTTGGCGTAGAAAGCGGTACTATTACCACTATTCATGCATCGATGAATGATCAGCAAGTTATAGATGCTTATCATACCGACTTACGTCGTACCCGTGCCGCTAGCCAATCTATTATTCCAGTTGATACCAAATTAGCACGTGGAATAGAGCGGATTATGCCGCATTTAGCTGGTCGTTTTGAAGCTATAGCTGTTAGGGTACCCACTGTTAACGTTACTGCGATGGATTTAAGTGTCACCCTACATCAAGATGTTAGTATTACTAGCATTAACCAAGCCTTATCCCAAGCCAGAAATGGCGACTTAGCCGGAATTTTAGATTACACCGAAGAACCTTTGGTTTCAGTTGATTTTAATCATAACCCGCACTCTTGTATTGTTGACGGATCGCAAACCCGTGTCAGCCATAAACGTTTAGTAAAATGTTTAGTTTGGTGCGATAACGAATGGGGCTTTGCCAATCGAATGTTGGATACGGCGCAAGCAATGATGCAAATTAATAACTAA
- the queE gene encoding 7-carboxy-7-deazaguanine synthase QueE: protein MYKVNEVFQTIQGEGSYTGIAAIFIRLQGCPVGCSWCDTKHTWTINPELSLPIVQVVSKAAENEFWAEQTAEQLLQLFIEQGYLAKHVVITGGEPCMYDLTPLCQLLHANGYSTQIETSGTFVIKAPAESWVTVSPKINMGGGYKVLQSCLDRANEIKHPVAMEKHVDELILLLADTDINNKLIYLQPISQQPRATALAIAMCTKYNWRLSVQVHKYLGIS, encoded by the coding sequence GTGTATAAGGTTAACGAGGTTTTTCAGACAATTCAGGGTGAGGGTAGTTATACCGGTATAGCTGCTATATTTATTCGTTTACAAGGCTGTCCGGTAGGCTGTAGTTGGTGTGATACTAAGCATACATGGACTATTAATCCTGAACTCTCATTACCAATAGTTCAGGTGGTTAGTAAGGCAGCCGAAAATGAATTTTGGGCTGAGCAAACCGCTGAGCAGTTACTGCAATTATTTATTGAGCAAGGTTATCTTGCTAAGCATGTTGTTATTACCGGAGGTGAGCCATGTATGTACGATTTAACACCTCTATGTCAGTTATTACATGCTAATGGCTATAGCACTCAAATTGAAACTAGTGGCACTTTTGTTATTAAAGCGCCAGCAGAAAGCTGGGTAACAGTATCGCCTAAAATAAATATGGGTGGTGGTTATAAAGTGCTGCAGAGTTGCTTAGATCGTGCAAATGAGATTAAACATCCAGTAGCGATGGAAAAGCATGTCGATGAATTAATTTTATTGCTTGCTGATACCGATATTAATAATAAACTTATTTACTTGCAGCCTATTAGCCAGCAACCTAGAGCTACAGCGTTAGCCATTGCCATGTGTACTAAATATAATTGGCGCTTAAGTGTACAAGTGCATAAGTATTTAGGTATCAGTTGA
- the fba gene encoding class II fructose-bisphosphate aldolase (catalyzes the reversible aldol condensation of dihydroxyacetonephosphate and glyceraldehyde 3-phosphate in the Calvin cycle, glycolysis, and/or gluconeogenesis), translating into MALISLRQMLDHAAEQNYGIPAFNVNNLEQMRAIMLAADKTDSPVIVQASAGARKYAGAPFLRHLILAAVEEFPHIPVVMHQDHGTSLGVCQRSIQLGFSSVMMDGSLGEDGKTPMDYEYNMNVTRKVVEIAHACGVSVEGELGCLGSLETGTAGEEDGIGAEGVLTIEQMLTDPEEAAQFVRDTQVDALAIACGTSHGAYKFSRPPTGDILAIDRIKAIHQRIPDTHLVMHGSSSVPQDWLEVINQYGGEIPETYGVPVEQIQQGIKYGVRKVNIDTDLRLASTGAIRRYLEQHPAEFDPRKYFQASVDAMMEICINRYEAFGAAGNASKIKPISLDDMVTLYAKGKLTPNIK; encoded by the coding sequence ATGGCCCTTATTTCGTTACGTCAGATGCTTGATCATGCTGCCGAACAAAACTACGGTATACCTGCATTTAATGTTAACAATTTAGAGCAAATGCGCGCCATTATGCTCGCTGCGGATAAAACAGATAGTCCTGTTATCGTGCAGGCCTCTGCGGGGGCGCGTAAATATGCCGGTGCGCCATTTTTAAGGCATTTGATCTTAGCGGCAGTAGAGGAATTTCCACATATTCCTGTCGTGATGCACCAAGACCACGGTACATCTTTAGGTGTTTGCCAGCGCTCTATTCAGTTAGGTTTTTCATCAGTGATGATGGACGGCTCCTTAGGTGAAGATGGTAAAACGCCTATGGATTATGAATACAATATGAATGTAACGCGCAAAGTTGTCGAAATAGCGCATGCTTGTGGCGTGTCAGTTGAAGGCGAGTTAGGTTGTTTGGGCTCGTTAGAAACGGGCACAGCGGGTGAAGAAGATGGTATAGGTGCCGAGGGCGTATTAACGATAGAGCAAATGCTAACTGACCCTGAAGAAGCCGCGCAGTTTGTGCGTGACACTCAGGTTGATGCTTTAGCCATTGCTTGTGGTACTTCTCATGGTGCTTATAAGTTTAGTCGCCCGCCAACAGGTGATATTTTAGCTATTGACAGAATTAAAGCTATACATCAACGTATACCAGATACGCATTTAGTTATGCATGGCTCATCTTCTGTACCACAAGACTGGTTAGAAGTGATTAATCAATACGGGGGGGAAATACCAGAGACCTACGGCGTGCCAGTAGAGCAAATTCAACAAGGCATTAAGTATGGTGTACGTAAAGTTAATATTGATACAGATTTACGCTTAGCTTCAACAGGGGCTATACGTCGCTATTTAGAGCAGCATCCAGCAGAGTTTGATCCACGCAAATATTTCCAAGCCTCAGTAGATGCTATGATGGAAATATGTATTAACCGTTATGAGGCTTTTGGCGCTGCGGGTAATGCAAGTAAGATCAAGCCTATTTCACTGGATGATATGGTTACTTTATATGCAAAAGGTAAATTAACACCGAATATAAAGTAA
- a CDS encoding biopolymer transporter ExbD, whose amino-acid sequence MARKRIREDDEASIDITPMMDVVFIMLIFFIVTTSFVKEAGIDVNKPDSAQAQKKPSATIFIAIRPNGEIWMDKRAVDVERVSANIERLRAESPTDTIIIQADKEAKHGLVMEVMDQIKAADENLVISIAGETK is encoded by the coding sequence ATGGCACGTAAACGTATTAGAGAGGACGACGAGGCATCAATCGACATTACGCCGATGATGGACGTAGTTTTCATTATGCTGATCTTCTTTATCGTAACGACATCGTTTGTTAAAGAAGCAGGTATTGATGTTAATAAACCTGATTCTGCTCAGGCTCAGAAAAAACCAAGTGCAACTATCTTTATCGCTATTCGTCCTAACGGTGAGATTTGGATGGATAAGCGCGCGGTAGATGTTGAACGAGTTTCAGCTAATATAGAGCGCTTAAGAGCAGAGTCGCCAACTGATACCATCATTATACAAGCCGATAAGGAAGCAAAGCACGGTTTAGTAATGGAAGTAATGGATCAGATCAAAGCAGCTGATGAGAATTTAGTTATTAGTATTGCAGGGGAGACTAAGTAG
- the queC gene encoding 7-cyano-7-deazaguanine synthase QueC, which produces MPNKVVVIYSGGMDSYTVLHKALQAGKTVYALSFNYGQRHVKELEFANKVCKELAIHHKIVDISAINQLLTGSSLIDNLDIPEGHYAAENMKSTVVPNRNMILLSLATGYAVSIGAAEVFYGAHSGDHFIYPDCRPEFVQKMNEVCQIANDEAISIVSPYLKQTKIDILADGLKMKLDYSKTWTCYNGREKACGKCGSCLERLEAFNLNNVTDPIAYEE; this is translated from the coding sequence ATGCCGAACAAAGTTGTGGTTATTTATTCCGGTGGTATGGATTCGTACACTGTTTTACATAAGGCATTGCAAGCTGGAAAAACAGTTTATGCATTATCGTTTAATTACGGTCAGCGGCATGTTAAAGAGTTAGAGTTTGCTAATAAAGTATGTAAAGAATTAGCAATTCATCATAAAATCGTCGATATATCAGCTATTAACCAACTGCTTACTGGCTCATCTCTAATAGATAATCTTGACATTCCTGAAGGTCATTATGCAGCTGAAAATATGAAATCAACTGTCGTACCTAATAGAAATATGATTTTATTATCTTTAGCTACAGGCTATGCGGTATCAATTGGTGCAGCTGAAGTTTTTTATGGCGCTCACTCAGGTGATCACTTTATTTATCCAGATTGTCGGCCAGAGTTTGTGCAAAAGATGAATGAAGTCTGTCAAATTGCTAATGATGAAGCTATCTCTATCGTTAGCCCTTATTTAAAGCAAACTAAAATAGACATCCTAGCTGACGGTTTAAAAATGAAGTTAGATTATAGTAAAACTTGGACCTGCTATAACGGCAGAGAAAAAGCCTGTGGTAAATGCGGCTCATGCCTTGAGCGCCTTGAAGCTTTTAATTTAAATAATGTAACTGACCCTATAGCCTATGAAGAGTAA
- a CDS encoding DUF2069 domain-containing protein, giving the protein MAPRTALYLLLGRIGFFGLWLLQPLWILWLSPPELGNRYVLLALMWLPLWLPLWGIIKAHAYTMAWANFIVMIYFIHSLTNLWVADGAKFILAIIELTLASVMFVGCTYFARERGKELGLKIPKIKDDPRK; this is encoded by the coding sequence ATGGCTCCACGAACAGCTTTATATCTTCTGTTAGGCCGTATCGGTTTTTTTGGGCTTTGGCTTTTACAGCCCTTATGGATTTTATGGCTATCGCCTCCAGAGCTAGGCAACCGTTATGTTTTGCTGGCACTAATGTGGTTACCATTATGGCTCCCTTTATGGGGCATTATTAAAGCTCACGCCTACACTATGGCATGGGCCAACTTTATAGTAATGATTTACTTTATACATAGTTTAACTAATCTATGGGTAGCTGATGGCGCTAAATTTATACTAGCAATAATAGAATTAACTTTAGCCAGTGTTATGTTTGTTGGATGCACCTATTTTGCCCGCGAAAGAGGTAAAGAGTTAGGGCTTAAAATTCCAAAAATAAAAGATGATCCGCGTAAATAG
- a CDS encoding DUF3450 domain-containing protein: MSNNKIRKSLIASALVGAFTLSSGAFATDLKDLHQESRQIQRAAVQSQEKINTIYEQTQELLGEYRQVVDQTENLKVYNDFLAKLVADQQRQVNGLQRQIDGLEDTRKGTVPLMFRMIDALEEFVKADIPLRTERRLERVERLRDTMGRSDVQLSEQYRQILEAYSIEMDYGSTVDSFQGTLQFEGQENTVDFVHIGRLALMASSLDGKAAWVWNKQKSSWESLPADYLNSVSQFIKMARREATLEMDRVPLFAAE; this comes from the coding sequence ATGTCTAACAATAAAATTCGCAAGAGTCTGATTGCATCAGCGTTAGTAGGTGCTTTCACCTTATCTAGCGGTGCATTTGCAACGGATTTAAAAGATTTGCATCAAGAAAGTCGTCAGATCCAGCGCGCCGCGGTGCAGTCACAAGAAAAAATAAATACAATCTATGAGCAAACTCAGGAATTGCTAGGTGAATATCGCCAAGTAGTAGATCAAACTGAAAACTTAAAAGTTTACAATGACTTTCTTGCTAAGTTAGTTGCCGATCAGCAACGTCAAGTTAACGGTTTACAGCGTCAAATCGACGGCTTAGAAGATACGCGTAAAGGGACAGTTCCGTTAATGTTCCGGATGATTGATGCCTTAGAAGAGTTTGTAAAAGCAGATATTCCTCTACGTACTGAGCGTCGTTTAGAGCGTGTTGAAAGGCTACGCGATACAATGGGCCGTTCAGATGTGCAGCTATCAGAGCAGTATCGTCAAATTTTGGAAGCTTATAGCATAGAAATGGATTACGGCTCTACAGTTGATTCTTTCCAAGGTACCTTACAGTTTGAAGGTCAAGAAAACACTGTAGACTTTGTGCATATTGGTCGTTTGGCTCTTATGGCTTCATCATTAGATGGCAAAGCAGCATGGGTGTGGAATAAACAAAAATCTAGTTGGGAAAGCTTACCAGCTGATTATTTGAATTCTGTAAGCCAGTTTATCAAGATGGCGCGTCGTGAAGCGACTCTTGAAATGGATCGCGTACCACTTTTTGCTGCGGAGTAA
- a CDS encoding MotA/TolQ/ExbB proton channel family protein produces the protein MNKAIKTMLAAAALTLSAGIAFNATADSAKLDQLLQQIKKERTIEGRANQERERAFLANRAEQQNALNSAKKQLANEEARGKSLQKKFQENDLLIAQKQQELESALGTMGELFGVVRQSANKSIGSISSSIISAQYPDRDVPLRTIAAATELPNLGEMEDLWMALLTEMTESGKISKFDAEVVKLDGGSETQRVTRFGSFHLTTGSEYLVLNTDTDQIQPLGRQPQSKIHNSVANFEKASAGQLVGLYVDPTKGNSLLRLNQQRSTMFEYYQAGEEVGYIITIVFFLGLLLGLERFITLGLIGGKIRGQLKNLAKPSAANPLGRILKVYHDNKNVDAENLELKLDEAILREAPKVERGIGMIKLFAAVAPLLGLLGTVIGMIQTFQQITLYGTGDPKLMAGSISLALVTTALGLIAAIPLLFVHSLVSSKAKSILHVLDEQAAGIIAAHAEKEKA, from the coding sequence ATGAATAAAGCAATAAAGACTATGTTAGCTGCTGCAGCACTGACGCTATCTGCCGGTATCGCATTTAATGCGACTGCGGATTCGGCTAAGTTGGATCAGTTATTACAACAAATTAAAAAAGAACGGACTATTGAAGGCCGTGCAAACCAAGAGCGCGAACGTGCGTTTTTAGCTAATCGTGCAGAGCAACAAAACGCTTTAAATAGCGCTAAAAAGCAATTAGCAAACGAAGAAGCCCGTGGTAAAAGCTTACAGAAAAAATTCCAAGAGAATGATCTGTTAATTGCCCAGAAGCAGCAAGAACTAGAAAGTGCCCTAGGTACTATGGGCGAGCTATTTGGTGTTGTAAGACAGAGTGCAAATAAATCAATTGGCTCAATCTCATCTTCAATCATTAGTGCTCAATATCCAGATCGCGATGTACCATTACGTACTATTGCAGCGGCTACCGAATTACCTAACTTAGGTGAAATGGAAGATTTATGGATGGCGTTACTGACCGAAATGACCGAGTCAGGCAAAATCTCTAAGTTTGATGCAGAAGTAGTTAAGCTAGATGGCGGTAGCGAAACACAACGTGTTACACGTTTTGGTTCATTCCACTTAACGACTGGTAGTGAGTATTTAGTATTAAATACTGACACTGACCAAATTCAGCCTTTAGGTCGTCAACCACAATCAAAAATACACAACTCTGTTGCAAACTTTGAAAAAGCTTCAGCTGGTCAATTAGTTGGTTTATATGTTGACCCAACTAAAGGTAATAGCTTACTGCGCTTAAACCAACAACGTTCTACTATGTTTGAATATTATCAAGCAGGTGAAGAAGTTGGTTATATCATTACTATTGTATTCTTCTTAGGTTTACTATTAGGTTTAGAGCGCTTTATCACTTTAGGCTTAATTGGTGGCAAAATTCGTGGCCAGCTGAAAAACTTAGCTAAGCCGTCAGCTGCTAATCCATTAGGTCGTATCCTGAAGGTTTACCATGACAACAAAAACGTTGATGCTGAAAACCTAGAATTAAAACTGGATGAAGCAATATTACGTGAAGCACCAAAAGTTGAGCGTGGTATTGGTATGATCAAACTATTTGCAGCCGTAGCACCGTTATTAGGTCTATTAGGTACTGTAATTGGTATGATTCAAACTTTCCAACAAATTACGTTATACGGCACGGGTGACCCTAAATTAATGGCAGGTTCAATCTCTTTAGCGCTTGTAACAACAGCGTTAGGTCTGATTGCAGCAATTCCATTACTATTTGTACACTCTTTAGTGTCGTCAAAAGCAAAATCTATCTTACACGTGTTAGATGAGCAAGCTGCAGGTATTATTGCTGCTCACGCGGAGAAGGAGAAAGCCTAA
- a CDS encoding tetratricopeptide repeat protein has translation MKHFKKLTSALVVLTVMGTAALPAYSAVQPDLAKIEERKARKTQIVGERTGRQLVKAFELYNEEKLDEAIAVLLDTKSSSEFDSATVNRFLGNLYAAKDEKKAIHHLTLAVKPDILVFNDQAASLRLLADLLMQDKQFQKAIDTYENWLRFTGEQVSDVYMRIANAYYLMEQHPKVLSPADDAIRFADKLAPGPYQLKMAALYETKRYKELITVVETMVELFPENKQFWVYLGNFYTLTEEYDKSLSILHLAYTQGYLEKAPEVKMLAQMYVNNNIPFSAAKVMEANVKSGLIKRDKDSLSFIATNYQNSREFLKAAEYYGEVAKLANDAEAYRRQGSAYLSVQRYNDAIKSFDKALSMNVDKASSVYMSLVDAYFYQNKYKEAYAALMSAKKDPNMSRQVRSWESYIKDKAKQKGISL, from the coding sequence ATGAAACACTTTAAAAAGCTTACCTCGGCATTAGTTGTGCTAACGGTTATGGGTACTGCTGCATTACCAGCATACTCAGCTGTGCAACCAGATTTAGCTAAAATTGAAGAGCGTAAAGCACGTAAAACACAAATTGTAGGTGAGCGTACAGGTCGGCAACTTGTTAAAGCATTCGAGCTGTATAATGAAGAGAAGCTTGATGAAGCCATTGCTGTTTTACTTGACACTAAATCAAGTAGTGAGTTTGACTCCGCTACAGTAAATCGCTTTTTAGGTAATCTATATGCAGCAAAAGATGAAAAGAAAGCTATTCATCATTTAACCTTAGCTGTAAAGCCAGATATCTTAGTGTTTAATGATCAAGCTGCGTCATTGCGATTATTAGCCGATTTGTTAATGCAAGATAAACAGTTTCAAAAGGCGATTGATACTTATGAAAATTGGTTGAGGTTTACTGGAGAGCAAGTGTCAGATGTTTATATGCGCATTGCTAATGCCTATTATCTAATGGAACAGCACCCTAAAGTGCTTAGCCCAGCAGATGATGCGATTCGCTTTGCTGATAAACTGGCTCCAGGTCCTTATCAGTTAAAAATGGCCGCACTTTATGAAACAAAGCGCTATAAAGAGTTGATTACCGTTGTTGAAACTATGGTGGAGTTATTTCCTGAGAATAAACAGTTTTGGGTATACTTAGGTAACTTTTACACTTTGACAGAAGAGTATGATAAATCTTTATCTATTTTACACTTAGCTTACACTCAAGGTTACCTTGAAAAAGCGCCTGAAGTTAAAATGTTAGCGCAAATGTATGTTAACAATAATATTCCTTTTAGCGCTGCTAAAGTGATGGAAGCGAATGTAAAAAGTGGGTTAATTAAGCGTGATAAAGATAGTTTAAGCTTTATTGCAACAAATTATCAAAACTCAAGAGAATTTTTAAAAGCTGCTGAGTATTATGGTGAAGTTGCAAAATTAGCAAATGATGCCGAGGCGTATCGTCGTCAAGGCTCAGCTTATTTGTCTGTTCAGCGTTATAATGATGCCATTAAATCTTTTGATAAAGCCTTATCTATGAATGTTGATAAAGCAAGTAGTGTTTATATGAGTTTAGTAGATGCTTATTTCTATCAAAATAAATATAAAGAGGCTTACGCAGCATTAATGAGTGCTAAAAAAGATCCTAATATGTCACGTCAAGTACGTAGTTGGGAATCTTACATCAAAGATAAAGCAAAACAAAAAGGCATTAGTCTTTAA
- a CDS encoding energy transducer TonB, with the protein MARFLTSLIIGAVVTFLLFLTMALLIKGSGERKANEQERIVIEINTTPPESDLQVRRPPPPPPPPPPAQPPKAPQPEPDTANAAGAIGFNMPGLSLGSANTGLGDPSSMMRDGDATPIVRIEPRYPVQAARDGLQGWVRLSFTIMEDGSVDYVEVIEAEPRRVFDREAVRALRRWKYSPKVVDGKPMKQPGMQVQLDFTLDMAGG; encoded by the coding sequence ATGGCACGTTTCCTAACATCGTTAATAATCGGTGCAGTGGTAACGTTCCTGTTGTTTCTGACTATGGCTCTCCTAATTAAAGGTTCTGGAGAGCGTAAGGCGAATGAACAAGAGCGTATTGTTATTGAAATTAACACTACGCCGCCTGAATCAGATCTGCAGGTGCGGCGACCACCACCGCCACCGCCACCGCCACCGCCAGCTCAGCCGCCTAAAGCGCCTCAGCCTGAACCTGATACCGCTAATGCAGCGGGTGCTATTGGCTTCAATATGCCTGGTTTATCGTTAGGTAGTGCTAATACAGGTTTAGGCGATCCATCAAGCATGATGCGTGATGGTGATGCTACTCCTATAGTGCGTATTGAACCTCGTTACCCAGTGCAAGCTGCTCGTGATGGTTTACAAGGGTGGGTTAGACTTAGCTTTACTATTATGGAAGATGGCAGTGTTGATTATGTCGAAGTAATAGAAGCTGAGCCGCGCCGTGTATTTGACCGTGAAGCTGTTCGAGCCTTACGCCGTTGGAAATACAGCCCTAAAGTGGTTGATGGCAAACCAATGAAGCAGCCTGGCATGCAAGTGCAGCTTGACTTTACCTTAGATATGGCAGGAGGTTAG
- a CDS encoding phosphoglycerate kinase, with amino-acid sequence MSVIRMSDIDLQNKRVLIREDLNVPIKAGKISSDARLKAALPTIELALSKGAKVMLMSHLGRPEEGVFSADASLQPIVDYLNQALDVPVRLVSDYLDGVTINTGEVVVFENVRFNKGEAKNDDQLAKQLADLCDVFVMDAFGTAHRAQASTHGVAKYAPVACAGPLLVAELDALAAALKQPKRPLVAIVGGSKVSTKLTVLESLSGIVDQLIVGGGIANTFIAAKGNSVGKSLYEADLVAEAKRLMSQATERGATIPVPTDVVVGTEFSAASSATLKAVNAVDAGDMIFDIGPDTVKQLIEIINNAGTIVWNGPVGVFELEQFSAGTKALAEAIANSKAFSIAGGGDTLAAIDKYQIADKVSYISTGGGAFLEFLEGKKLPAVEILEQRAAIKA; translated from the coding sequence ATGTCAGTTATTCGTATGAGTGATATTGATTTACAGAATAAACGGGTATTAATCCGCGAAGATTTAAATGTGCCGATCAAAGCAGGTAAAATTAGCTCAGATGCGCGTTTGAAGGCGGCATTACCTACGATAGAGCTTGCCTTAAGTAAAGGCGCTAAGGTGATGTTAATGTCACACCTTGGCCGTCCAGAAGAAGGCGTATTTTCAGCAGATGCTTCATTGCAGCCAATTGTAGATTACCTAAACCAAGCTTTAGATGTTCCAGTGCGTTTAGTGAGTGATTATTTAGATGGTGTAACCATAAACACGGGCGAAGTTGTTGTATTTGAAAACGTGCGCTTTAATAAAGGTGAAGCTAAGAATGATGACCAATTAGCCAAACAGCTTGCGGATTTATGTGATGTGTTTGTTATGGATGCTTTTGGTACCGCGCATAGAGCGCAAGCGTCAACTCATGGTGTAGCTAAATATGCACCTGTTGCTTGTGCTGGGCCATTATTGGTTGCTGAGCTTGATGCGCTAGCGGCAGCATTAAAACAACCTAAGCGTCCTTTAGTCGCTATAGTAGGCGGCTCTAAGGTATCAACTAAATTAACAGTTTTAGAGTCATTGTCTGGCATTGTTGATCAGTTAATTGTGGGTGGCGGTATAGCCAATACTTTTATTGCCGCTAAAGGCAATAGTGTGGGTAAATCTTTATATGAAGCAGATTTAGTAGCTGAAGCAAAACGATTAATGAGCCAAGCTACTGAACGCGGCGCCACTATACCTGTGCCGACCGATGTTGTAGTAGGCACTGAGTTTAGTGCAGCAAGTTCTGCTACTTTAAAAGCCGTAAATGCAGTTGATGCTGGCGATATGATCTTTGACATTGGACCAGATACTGTTAAGCAATTGATTGAAATTATAAATAATGCTGGCACTATCGTTTGGAATGGCCCAGTCGGTGTATTTGAATTAGAGCAGTTTTCAGCAGGGACTAAAGCGCTAGCAGAAGCCATAGCTAATAGTAAAGCGTTTTCTATTGCTGGTGGTGGTGACACATTGGCGGCAATAGATAAATATCAAATCGCGGATAAAGTGTCTTATATTTCTACAGGTGGTGGTGCGTTTTTAGAATTTTTAGAAGGTAAAAAATTACCAGCAGTAGAGATACTAGAGCAGCGTGCGGCAATAAAAGCATAA